The genomic interval TGGCCTTGACTGGGTCTTTTGATCTTGGGTTTCAGTATGTTGAAACATGGTCCTATTTACCCCGCAGTACCATTTTATATGTTAGTCATCTATCTTTGTTCACAAGGAATTTAAACTTTAACCATGCAACCAGTCCTCATCCATAATGGGTAGGCTAATAAAACATTACCTGGGTCATGGTACCCAGTTCTGTGTGTGGCTCTGCCCCGTGATTTGGGCAAAGCAGGTTCTCTTCTGCATTCTGTGAAAGTCTCTATTACCTCTTGGGTATAGCCTCTCACTTGGATCGGTGAGCAGGCTTCCGGACCACAGGGGACTTATCCGtgttgctttttaaagaaaatgaagtcgTTTAAATACACAAACAGCTGTGGCAAATGCTGACACCACGCCTGCGCTCCACCGTTGCAGTCATCTCTGCTGGGTCCCCTGTGCCCCTGAGTACAACTGccaggtttactggctgcaaatTAGTTTCCACATTAGACTTTCAGCTTGGCTTCTTCTGAACTTTGTGGGTACAGCTGATTTGCCGGCCGCATTTTCCAACTTCTTGCTGTTTCCCCTGCCGCTTGGGGCTGATGGCTGAGCCCTGGGTCAGGCCAGCAGCCAGATTCTCCAGTCCTGTTTACACAAAGGGCCGTGCTGGAAAGGCCCCCAGCTCATACAGGGGCTTCCTGCCCAGGTGGGTGTCAACCCCAGGCCAGGAGGCCCACCACTTGGGTCCTGATCCCACCACCCACCTCCAGTCCCTACCATGGGCCTAGCACAGCCCACCCACAGAGCAATGGTTTCGTTTCTTGAATAAATCCTTTATACTTTTGAAGTTAGCTATGTAtcttgttgtatttttaaaatacccaGTTTTGGAAAGAGGGTTTCTGTGTATTTCCTTACTCTACTTTTCATAATCCTTACAGTCCCTAAAATCTAGGGTTCCCACCCACATCACTTGGGTTTTTAGGGTGGGATGGCAGATTACCCAGCTGGGAATGCTTTCTGAGCCACTCTCCTCCAGTGGACCAGATATCCTGGAGGTTCCCCTTTTCTCTGAAATTCATTTCAGTGTTTCCTTATGCCTGGGAAGAAAGGTTTGTTAAAGGGATACTTGTAACCATCCATCTTTTGGGAGAAGGGACAGAGCCCCCTCTGGCTGGTGAGAACAGCTGACTCCCGAAATTCCTGGTGGCTTCTGGGCAGGTGTCGTGATCCCAGGCTCCCTCACGGTGCTAGATGATACGCAAGAGGAAGTAAACCTCTGACCTGTGGCtgctgcccgcccgcccgcctaGCCCAGGAGGGCTCCTCTCTCCTGAGCTTTCCTGTGACTGAGCTGTTCGAAGGGGCTCAATTTTTCAGGCCCCTTAATATCCTTTCAAACTGTGTGTGGCATGGCAGGTCAGGGAGTGGCCCTCAACCCTGGGGCTGCTGGAACCTCACTGCAGTGCCACAGGACGGTGCCATGTTCACCATGTGCCGAGACATGAAAACGACGGAAAAGCATGGCCCTGCATAAACCTGTGAAAGAATTTCAGCCTCTCTTGCaaacaactggaaaaaaaagtcaaagctTTCTCCAAGCACATGTTTCATTATCTTTACAAAGCTTTATTGAAACCTATAGTCAAGGTGATACTAATTCAGTGTttgaaaacagtaacaaaaaatgGCATTCTGGACTTGGGTTTACAAATAAGTGCTGGAAATGAGCTTGTTCCTGTCTCCCAGCAGGAGCACAGGGCCTGGACAGCTTCTGCAGCCTCGGGGACCGGAACCTGCGCTAATGAGAACATCTACGGCATCTCCCTGGAAACCACACTGAGCACGAAGAGGTTCACTTTGGTCCAAAGGATGTCTTCCCAACACAAATTTAGAAGGCTGCTGTCCCGTTCTAAAAGTCCCTTCCAGAATAAGCAACAGTAACTGCTTCAGCCTTCTTTGGTAGGCAGGGCCAGAGGTCCTGAGCGAGGTAGCGCAGGCCAGGGCAGGGTGCTTCTCCAGAGTTTGCATGGTAACGCTGTCACCTCATTACAATGAGAACGAAAAGATGACTGACCTTCCAGCGAGCAGTGGTCAATCCTCAGTCCTCAGGATCATGAGCTTAAGGGAGAAATCCAGCAGAAGTTTCCAGTCTGTTCTGAGAACAGATTATTGCTGAGCAGTTTGTTCACATGATCTTATTCTAGTTGGGGTGATTAGAAAAAGGCCCTATGGCTATAGAGCAAGCCACCTCTggttataaacaaaacaaaacttagtgTACGGAAAATGCAAATAACAAACTGTAAAACTTCACCTGGAAAGCAGACAGGTCCTAATTTCTATAGAAATTACATCTCCCTGGAGCAGAGGGGACATTACTGCTCCGATTTCTGAGGACAGGCCACACCAACACTGTACTGGTTAGTGCCAGAGCCAGGCCTCAACAGGAACAAGTTGAGGGCATCAAAAACACATACTTAGAAATTCTGTGTGCCCTCGGTCCCTGCTTCCCAGATTTTTGCTACCAAAGTGGCTAGTGTTTATTTTTGGCTTAAGAAAACTCCGTGACCAGTTGGGTGGATGTGTACTGAGAACCGCACCCATCCTCACGCTGTGGTGGGGCCACAGGCCTGCTGTCCCTTACTTTGTTCTCAGCCTCTTGAGTGCTGAGAAGACCGTTGCAGACCGAGGCGCTTCGGAAGCTGCTGTGCCCAGAACAGACCTTCAGGTAGGACGAGGCAGGTATGAAATGTCTTATAAAGAGTGTGAAATGGGAAATGTACAGTCCATTCCCTCCAGTGGGAGCATGCACGCGTGTAGTCTGGTGGTGCAACTGTTCCCTGGGGCCCACCGCTGGCTCCCAGCTCCTCATATGGGCTTGTACAACAAGGTGGTGACATACTTCTTCTTGTACCGGTGGGTTGCGCTGAGCACCATCACTCCATCCTGAGAAAGAGGGCGCAAACAATCAGGGACTCATACTTTCGAGTGTGTGAGAAAACCCAGGGGGCTTAATAAACACAGATTCCTCAGGACCGATCCATGTCATGTCCTGGAAGCTGTCATTGAGAACAACTCTGGGCAATTGTGCGCTAGGGACCCTCCGAGCACCCCAAGAATCAGCTCTAACAGCAACATGCACACCATTACCTTGATAGAAAGTGCGTACAGGTGGTTCAGCATGACGTGGTTGGGCTCGGGAAGCAAGGCAGGATCACACTGCAAGGGAACAGAAGCAGACGTCAGCACCTCGCGCCCCCTCTTCCCAAGTCTGGCAGTGAAGGGGCTTGTCCGAGATGACAGGTGGGGCAAGGGGGTCATGCCTCACGCTCCCACTATGGGGAGCTCCTTGCGTGCCTCCTGGGCTCACTGGGGTGTGTCTCCCATCAGGCTTGACCTTGGCCTCTATCAAGTGTGGCCTACAGCTCTGTCCTTATTGAAGGAGCTGCCAGAAGAAAGAGCTGTCCAATGAATGCACTtgtggaggaagagggagaacacCCAATGTTCCCGAGCAGGGAACTGCAAACTTAGGTCTGACAGGGATCACTGGCGGAGGGAGAGGCGCTGTGACTCCACAGAAGCTCACACACGACTGGCACTTATTGCTGCCATACCTTCTAATTTAAGAGGAACCagaaatctggattttttttaacacaCCACTCCCCCAATTTTATAAATGCTAATTCAGAGAAAAGGTGTAGGGCAAAGCCAGCTCAGCTGTCAGACATGTGCTCAGGCATGCTCCACACGGGAGAGCCACCCAAGGGCGGTGGGTCTCTGGGCAACACTGTAGCCAGTGCAGGAGACACCTGCGCACATATGCCTTTTGCCCTATCAACGAGTGCCTTTTAGGTGGTGGCCTGGACAAAGCTGCAGCACATCTAGACTCTTGAGAAGTAGGCTGTGCGTTCCAGAGCTGGGGGCCTGGGAAGGTTAAATGAAATGGCAAGTTAACCGCGAGAATAACAGTGTGTCCTTCAAGAGTCAGGAcccacacttctttttgagaatagTGTCAACCTCACAGAGGAATTATATCACTCAGATATCCTAAATTTTTATCCAGGAGCAATGATGTTTCTGAAAGCAACTTGGTGATTAAAAACTAGATTCTAAAACTTGGAGGCCAAAGGAGGAATTCCATGTGTAGCTTACAGAGTTGTTGTGTACATATTTTGTCACAAAATTTACAAGGGATGGGGCGTAGGCTGAGGCAGGAGTGAAATGCAAGGAGGAAAAGTTCCGAATGGCCTTGTCGGACGGGAAGGCAGTACCCACACCTGAGCACGTCCTGCTAGTAGCCTGTTCCTGTGCAGAGGCTAGTTCCCCATGCCCACAGCATGCGGGGGCGATAAACACTGGTGGGCGACAGTGAGCAAGAGGCGGAGAGAGAGGGGGTGCTGGGAGTGACCTTGGAGGACGGTCTAGGCGGATGCCTGTGTACTCACAGAGATGCCCGTGTCCTTGTTCAGGATGACCTGGAGCAGATGTGGGGGGAGAATGGGTGGCGCTTTAAACCGTTCCTCTGGTTTGGAGATGTAGGGCTCCTGGTGGTAGGGTCCTGGTGGGGaactggatagctctgttgggaAACGGTGACGAAACCTTTACTTTGAAAATGGGGAGTCGAGGAGCAGTCTCATTTAATTGACGGCACCGTCTAGTGTTGTCGCTTGCTCCCTCAACACAGGTTTATAAACTCCCGAAGGACACGCGGCCCCGGGGTGAAGAGCGGAGGCAATGAGGAAACCTTTCTGCAATTCGGGTGACTGGCATAATATTCAGCTGTGAACTTAGATGCCCTGGCAGATGACAGCAGTTGTGGCAAAGCCAGTGAGTCAGGTCAGACCGACAAGCTGCGCACAGCAACCTAACGTGACACGGCACGGTGAGCACTACTGCTCGCGCTGGGCTGGGCTGCCAGACACCGCAGGGGAGCTCAAGCCCTCACGTGCGGCTTAAGCGGCTAAGCCCTGTTCTGAGCACCAGCAGCCCACATAAAACGAGAAATCTGCCCGTTTATACATGGCAGCGGCGAGGACGGGTTAGATGAGGCACTGGCACAtttcaagacaaaacaaaaatcggccctggccggttggctcagtggtagagcgttggcctggcgtgcaggagtcccgggtttgattcccagccagggcacacaggagaggtccccatctgcttctccacccctccccctctccttcctctctgtctctctcttcccctcccgcagccaaggctccattggagcaaagttggcctgggcgctggggatggctctctggcctctgcctcaggcactggaatggctctggttgcagcagagcaacgccccagatgggcagagcattgccccctggtgggcatgccgggtgaatcctggtcgggcgcatgcgggagtctgtctgactgcctcccaatttctggcttcagaaaaatacaaaaaaaaaaaaaaaaaaaagacaaaacaaaaatcaaaacccaTTCTCCAAAGGCACTTGACTCTCACTCTCAGATTCCATTCAAACCCTTGCTTGAGTATCTTGACTGTACAGACATATTAAGAAGCTTCTAGAAGTGTAGTGTTTTGTAAGTTTAGACAGAGCTAACTCAGGGATGTCTGGCCAACTGGAAGGGATTGAGCTACTATTCAAAGGACACCTGGGATGGCTATGGTCACCTGATACTTGCACTGTCTGGAATAAACCTGCCATTGCCTGGCCCTGCCAAGTACCTCACCGTCATTTTCCAGGGAGCAGTCTCCCTTCACACAACCCAACCTTGTCACAGCAGGAAACAGAAAAGTATTAAGCGCAGAAAACTGAGCCATTAGGAGTAGATACAGATGTTAAGAAAGTGTGTAAACGTGAGACGTCTATAGAGAGCCTGGAGTGAGATTACCAGTAGCGAGGGGTCAGTTTTCTGTCCCCAGGTATCTATGCTGTGGATACGTGACTAAAAGCTTCACTACATGGCCCAAAGTCACATTTATCAGCACGGAGGGGAAATTTGGGCATTTCCTCCATTCCCTAATTCCCACTAACCTGAAAAAGAAATGGCTTTTCTCAGACTAGGTAACTAGCCAGACAGAAGGATGCGATTTTCAGATTTCCAATTCCTACTCAACAACAGCCTGACTTGTCAGCCACAGCCAGCCCACCATGGTCAATTTACCACTGTGATTTCTGAACTGACAAGAACCAGAGAACCTGGTGGCTGAACCTTCAGGTCGAGCCAGGTGACAATGAAGAATCATCCTATAAACTGAACTGACTTCATTTTCTTAGTCTGACAGGCACAGTCCTGGGGAACCTTTTCACTGCCACCCACGGGGGTCCAGAAACTGTTTAAACTGCTGCAAGGATTGTTTAAATAAACCCTGCAGTGCAGTTGCTGTTGACACTTTAGATTACAACATATCCTTCTCCTGGAGCTGTATGTGTTATGCTTCCAGGTAATTTCTTCCTGTGGGTTTGCATGGAAAGCAATGTATTAAAAGGTATAGACTGGATTGAAAGGCTATGACTGGATGACTCTTGAAAGACAGGGAAGCTTTGCTAGACTGTACTGAGCAGGCTGTGCTATTTCCTGTGGTGAGCCTCCTTGTCCCGCAACAAAGTGCTAATGTACCACACAAGTGACAGCCAAGGTCCCTGAGCTGTCCGTCTTCCACCTGTCAGGCTGAAACTCCCCAGCACCCTGCGTGGGCTGAGTGGGCAGGGAGCTGGCAGGCTTCCGGGGCACAGGCTTATCACTAACCTAAGGCAATGCTTCCGGGCCTCTTGGGCCCTGTCCCTGGCATGAGACCAAGCTCTGGTTCCATTTCAACTGTCTGCTTTCTGTGGCAAAGCAGGCCTAAGAATCTGGGAGAGGCCCCCCCAAATGACTTATTGTTCTCTCAGGGTGAGATTTCAACAACCTGACCCCGCAGAGTTAGGAATCAGTTCTGTGGTTCTTCAGGGAGCTACAAATGGTCCCAACAGgcagcttgagctcaagggtgaaaggagagagaaacagtctTTCCAGACGGCACAGTCCCCACCTGCACACATGTGGTATAAAATAACTGCGTTCATACCAGAAACATCGGAGCACTTTTGGGAATCCACCATTAAAGCATCAAATACTTCAAAGTCAGTTTTCTTCACTTGAATGATGTTGTTAACTGTGCCAAGCTGGCTGGTTACTATTGGCTGGGAagaaacagacaggcagaaaTCATAACGTGGAAGGTCTCTGGGGTTACTCTTTAGAGGATTTAGAATTCCTGGCTAGCCAACCTGCTTCTCTTGCTCAAGTATGCTAACAGTCTGACAATTAGGACTGTTCTCTAGTTTAGCCACACATGGGGACTTTTACCAGTAGCACAAAGGGACCTGGCAACATTATCTAAGGGAAGGTGACTCGTTTGGTGTGCGCTGCAGTCAGAGGACTgagggcaggaggaagaggatACCTCAGAAGGGTCATGTGTCCACTGACCATCCACAAAGAACTTGTACTGGTGCTCTCCCTCCGGCAGGTCCAGGATGGCGACAAAGTTGTTGTGGCTACAAGGGAAAGGAAGCAGGGGTTTTCAGCGGGGGAGGCTGCCTTCTTAGCCTGCTTACAGAACCGGCCATAGCGCAAAACAGGACCTTTCCATGCAACACCAAGACTTCAACTGCAGgagtataaacatttttaaccGATTCAGGTAATTCAATAACACGATCTTAATCTAGAAaatggagaagggggaaggaataaaacattttcttgaaaaCCCACTTTGCTTAAACGGTCAGCTAAGAGCCATCTATCCCTCTCAACTTGCATGCAAAACAGCTGGTGGCCTGGATGCCAAGGAAGATGGCAGCACAAGATAAACAGCCGACTGCCAAGTTTTACCCTTTGTCAGTTTGCCCTGGGCAGGAAATGAGATCAATTTAATAGGACGCAAACTGTTCTCTAGAAACCTAACTGCTAAAAAGGTTCCAGAAACCCCTTTCATTTGATTGTTTTGTTCCCCTGACGTGAAGTGACTTTAACTCTGCCCAGTGCCTCCCTCCGACACCAACATTACCCTGGAAAAGCAGGCGATGCCCTGACAACAATCAGGCCCGGCCCAGAGGGCATGATTTCTTGATGAAACCCTTTGTTTCATCAAGAGTACTTTGAGAAGATGCTTTTTCACTgatatttttgagaaagaagtcTATGGTAGGGTTCCTGATGAACTGTATTTTATTGAGTCTTGCTAACAATGCCTATATAACATGCACCTTTCGAACAAAAGTAATACACAGACAGTCCAGTTAGAAGAAACCTCAGAGATCATCTGATCCAACATTCCCTTCTTACAGGTAGGATTACTGAGGCTCAGGTGTTCTTGACAAGTTAGCTCAGCCAATGCGGGCTCAAATCCTGGTCTCAAAGATTCCCAGCCTACTGCTTTCTCGACAGCACTAGGAatagatttctctttctgaaggaGAACTCCTGACTGAGCAAACAGCTGAGCATCTGAAGTGGAAGAAATACCTACAACTAAGTGTGCTCTAAACCTAGAGATCACTTGGGTGTGAGAATCGAACCCAATGAGTTAAGCAAGATGATTTTTCAAGTCAGCACCTATATTATAAAGACATCCCTTTCTATTCATCCACAGAGATAATTTAGCCTCAAGAGCATCCCTGGGTTGAGATACATACGTGAATACTCCCAGGCAATTACCTTCTTGTGAGAGGAAGCTTACTCCAGTTGTTGAAGGACCCAGATAAGTACACTTCCTTTCCGCCCCCCGTCCATCGAAATACAGTTGGCCGAGCCTGGGCGGGAGCCTTATCATTTACTTCCAGATCGTGCTGCCAGGCCAGGAATTCATCCTTCTCTGGAGCCTAGAAACAGAGCAGTTTACTCAGGGCAGGAAGTTATTAGTGGGTTCCCTACATAGAAAGTTACCCTAATATTGACAGTTCATTCTAAAGAGGCAGCTGTTACTACCTAGGTTCGCATTCAGGCTCATTAACTGACTAGCTGCACATCCGTTTCCCCAACTGGCAAAATGGAGACAGTAAAAGTAGCTTTAAGATTGTTGTGAAGACTGAGTGAGAACGTCCACATAAAATACCCTGTAAAATACTCTGTGTGATGTCTGCCACATAGAAAGTGCTGAAAAATTATTAGCTACTGTTAGTGCTGTTATTAAAGAGGGCTAcattaaaattccttttttttttttttttctttggacagagagtcagagagagggacagatagggacagacaagaagggagagagatgagaagcatcatttctttgttgcagcaccttagttgttcactgattgctttctcctttgtgccttgctggggggtgagggaaggggctacagcagagtgagtgaccccttgctctaaccagagactttgggcttcaaggcagcaaccccgtgctcaagccaacgaccttggggttttgaacctgggtcctctgtgtcccagttggatgctctgtgctatcgcctggtcaggctaaaattctaGGACAAATTATCAAACTCACTTGGAAGAAGGCTGCAAAGAATTCAAGACTAGCTTAATAAAGATTGTTTTCCTCCTTTAAGCAAGATTTGAAGTACAAGAACATTTATTAGGGACGGTTCCAGAGCTGTCAATTTAAAAACTGGCAAATCCAGATTCTGAGGAAGGGAAAAACTACATTCACCAAGGGCCATCCAGACACTGGGGAGAAAAAGGTAAGACAAAGATTGACCCTCATTACGGTAAACAATAACTGCCAGCGTGGGAAGCAATGTATAACTGGAATGCTCCAGAGAGAAATAAACATGTCCAACTCTGGGGGAAATGTATGTATAGGGTTTTGGATGTTACATTTTTTCCTAGTCAGAAGCCAAAGACTTTCAAAGAGTAGGTAAGAGTAGGTGCTCTAGGCTGGGAGAGACCCTTCAAGGTGTCCAACAggctttcagcactttcacttcaAAAAGTGACCCaaggatttgttttcttttttcctttttttttgtattttcctgaagtgagaagcggggaggcagagacagactcccacatgtgctcaaccCGGTTTcacacggcatgcccactagagggcgatgctctgcccatctgggatgttgctccattacaaccagagccattatagcacctgaggcggaggccatggagccatcctcagtgcccgggccaactttgctccaatggagccttggctgcgggaagggaagagagagacagagaggaaggagagggggaagagtggagaagcagatgggcgcttctcctgtgtgccctggccaggaatcgaacccaggacttccacacgccaggccaatgctctaccagagccagccagccagggctgacccAAGCATTTCTTTCTTCACCTGAAGCCTACATGATTATgttaacccaggggtagtcaacctttttatacctactgcccacttttgtatctctgttagtagtaaaaattttctaactgcccaccggttccacagtcatggtgatttataaagtacgaaagtaactttataaaatttataaagcagagttaaagcatataataattacttaccaagtactctaTGTTGGGTTTtcattaagtttggcagaataagtctttataaaacaacttactatagttaaatctatcttattattgatactttggttgctctgttattgcccaccatgaaagctggaacgcccactagtgggcagtagggaccaggttgactactactgtgttaaccagtgtcaccccaataaattcagttaaaaaaaaaaagatacctgcaTTCTTTGAGCTTAACAAGATCTACAGATTAAAGAATAAGAGACTCGAAGCACGTTCCACAGAGGATGTGATAACTAACCACAGCCAAAATGGTAAGTTAGTCTAGTTAAAGaattcatgacttttttttttttttttttttttgctatttgggCATTCAGTCCAGTTGTGTCTGTTCCATCATTTCAGCAACTTCTGAGAAAATGATAATGAACACTATTTCAAATCATTCTTCACAGATCACGGTATGCCAACCACTTCTTTTAGAAGTTTTGGAAGAGCCACAGAACAAATACTTCTTGAAGAAGGTAGTT from Saccopteryx leptura isolate mSacLep1 chromosome 2, mSacLep1_pri_phased_curated, whole genome shotgun sequence carries:
- the PRKAB1 gene encoding 5'-AMP-activated protein kinase subunit beta-1 yields the protein MGNTSSERATLERQGGHKTPRRDSSGGAKDGDRPKILMDSPEDADLFHSEEIKAPEKDEFLAWQHDLEVNDKAPAQARPTVFRWTGGGKEVYLSGSFNNWSKLPLTRSHNNFVAILDLPEGEHQYKFFVDGQWTHDPSEPIVTSQLGTVNNIIQVKKTDFEVFDALMVDSQKCSDVSELSSSPPGPYHQEPYISKPEERFKAPPILPPHLLQVILNKDTGISCDPALLPEPNHVMLNHLYALSIKDGVMVLSATHRYKKKYVTTLLYKPI